A region of Pseudoruegeria sp. SHC-113 DNA encodes the following proteins:
- a CDS encoding LysR family transcriptional regulator, producing MRHLQIYTAIRAIVQAGSFRKASELLAISPSALNRQIKALEAEIGEEIFDRLPQGVRLSTVGEMYYRQFSRHLDEIRGVGETVSEMQGTRIGHVRLRVSPELMHGFLQGQINRFRAAHPKVSFEVRVSASDRFALALQEGESDLALILQPQYRAGVTTLFSEPVALRAVVPNAARPLPVIRNEHFLDHDLILPPEGSGFREFLDVQFKARLLEVTAGQVTDGLMRPHGATGRQTLQIWPLVDLEEDWLAQRGARAVEVAKLPPARIALCQQEGRNLPSAAARFAAQLAEGVQG from the coding sequence GGCAATTTCGCCGTCTGCGCTGAACCGGCAGATCAAGGCGCTGGAGGCGGAGATCGGTGAGGAGATTTTCGACCGCCTGCCGCAGGGGGTTCGGCTCTCCACGGTGGGGGAGATGTACTACCGCCAGTTTTCCCGGCACCTTGATGAAATTCGCGGCGTTGGCGAAACAGTTTCGGAGATGCAAGGCACAAGAATCGGGCATGTGCGCCTTCGGGTCAGCCCGGAATTGATGCACGGCTTCCTTCAGGGCCAGATCAACCGGTTCCGCGCCGCGCACCCCAAGGTCAGCTTCGAGGTGCGGGTCTCGGCCTCCGATCGCTTCGCGCTGGCGCTGCAGGAGGGCGAAAGTGATCTGGCGCTGATCCTGCAGCCGCAGTACCGGGCCGGCGTGACGACGCTGTTTTCAGAACCGGTGGCCTTGCGGGCGGTTGTGCCGAATGCGGCGCGCCCCTTGCCGGTGATCCGCAACGAGCACTTCCTTGATCACGATTTGATCCTGCCGCCGGAGGGCAGCGGCTTTCGGGAATTTCTCGACGTTCAGTTCAAGGCTCGGCTCTTGGAGGTCACGGCGGGGCAGGTGACGGATGGGTTGATGCGGCCGCACGGGGCGACAGGCCGACAAACGTTGCAGATCTGGCCGCTGGTGGATCTGGAGGAGGACTGGCTGGCGCAGCGGGGGGCGCGTGCTGTGGAGGTGGCGAAACTGCCCCCTGCGCGGATTGCCCTGTGTCAGCAGGAAGGGCGTAACCTGCCGAGCGCCGCTGCGCGGTTTGCTGCCCAGCTTGCCGAAGGGGTGCAGGGCTGA